The following coding sequences are from one Cercospora beticola chromosome 4, complete sequence window:
- a CDS encoding uncharacterized protein (CAZy:CE16) — translation MSTTATLVVGALVGSTLASYPGSSWKPKHNNHSPWDLKKFTSLVTFGDSYTDDSRLSYLGQTNGSLPPVGYANPANYNSASGGRPWPQYVAQYSDIHLYNYAVSGAVCSNDITPRTYRPGILFPSVEEYEVPAFIADSEYVEPNGDKFMINPPDETVYSIWIGTNDLGNKGFLTDQQVRGTNIVNYTDCVFDALKQLYDQGGRYFVLQNIAPLNLAPVYALPEDEGVAGKDKYWLADWPLDNQTAMSYRMLEQVVTVNAIFECQTPFVKRISREFEDARFAIFDMHALISDIYYNPALYLNGTAPLNVRGFDNQCNSTGGDCVRSDSPDSFLWYDALHPSEQADRVFAREFVEVVKGTSRWARYW, via the exons ATGTCCACCACAGCCACGCTCGTTGTCGGCGCCCTGGTCGGTAGCACTTTGGCTTCGTACCCAGGTAGCTCTTGGAAGCCGAAGCATAACAACCACTCACCCTGGGATCTGAAAAAGTTCACTTCACTCGTTACATTTGGCGACAGCTACACTGACGACTCACGACTCTCGTACCTTGGACAGACCAATGGCTCGCTACCACCTGTGGGCTACGCAAATCCAGCA AACTACAACTCTGCGAGTGGTGGTCGACCATGGCCTCAATACGTAGCACAATATTCCGACATCCACCTCTACAACTACGCGGTCTCCGGTGCTGTATGCTCGAACGACATCACTCCTCGTACATACAGACCAGGCATTCTATTCCCCAGTGTCGAGGAATATGAAGTTCCAGCCTTCATCGCCGATAGCGAATATGTGGAACCCAACGGCGACAAGTTCATGATCAACCCACCCGACGAAACCGTCTACTCAATCTGGATCGGCACCAACGATCTCGGCAACAAGGGCTTCTTGACCGATCAGCAAGTCCGCGGGACCAATATCGTCAACTACACCGACTGTGTCTTTGATGCCTTGAAGCAGTTGTACGATCAAGGCGGAAGATACTTTGTTCTGCAGAATATTGCACCACTGAATTTGGCGCCTGTTTACGCGCTTCCGGAGGATGAAGGCGTTGCGGGAAAGGATAAGTACTGGCTGGCGGATTGGCCGCTTGACAATCAGACCGCCATGTCTTATCGGATGTTGGAGCAGGTTGTGACTGTGAATGCGATTTTTGAGTGTCAGACTCCTTTTGTGAAGAGGATTAGTCGGGAGTTTGAGGATGCGAGGTTTGCGATTTTTGATATGCATGCTTTG ATTTCGGACATCTATTACAACCCAGCTTTGTATCTCAACGGCACCGCGCCGCTCAACGTGCGGGGATTCGACAACCAGTGCAACTCGACTGGAGGCGATTGCGTGAGGTCTGACAGTCCTGACAGCTTTTTGTGGTACGATGCGTTGCATCCCAGCGAGCAAGCGGATCGTGTCTTTGCGAGAGAGTTTGTTGAGGTCGTCAAAGGTACCAGCAGATGGGCGAGATATTGGTAG